TTCCGGCGGTGAGCAGTTGCCCAGGTGCGAGGCCCGTCGAACGACTCGATAGCGGAGTTCATTTTTCAGGAGTAGGTTTTTCGTATCCGTTCCGGTGCCGCGTCCTGGACGCGCTCGACCTCTCAATTCCATTTCGATCGACGGTGGCGCTCGTCGGGCCCTCGGGGGCAGGCAAAAGCACGGTTGCCCAGTTGATCCCCAGGTTCATCGATGTCGGAGAGGGAGCTGTGAAGGTCGGGCAACACGACGTCAGGGATCTCGACCTTGAAAATCTGCGCTCGAGGATCGGTTTCGTGACCCAGGAGACCTTCCTCTTCAACGACAGTGTTCGAGCCAATGTCGTCTGTGGACGCACCTGGGTCGGCGATGAAGCTGTAGAAAGGGCCGTCAGGCTCTCCGGGGCCGACGCCTACATCGCGAATCTACCGAAAGGACTCGACACGCTGGTGGGTGAAGGCGGCGCGAAACTGTCGGGAGGACAGCGTCAAAGATTAGCGATTGCCCGTGCGGTCCTCTCGGACCCTGATCTTCTGATACTCGATGAGGCGACCTCCGAGCTCGACGCCGAGTCGGAGGCCAAAATCATGGAAGCTCTCGCCGGGAACGGTCACGACTGTACAATCCTGGTCATTACCCACCGGTTGGCAGCCATACGTCGAGCGGACCATATCGCCGTCCTTGCAGATGGGAGAATCGCTGAGCTCGGAACTCACGAAGAGCTGATGGCTGCCAATGGTCGATATCGCCAGATGGTGGAACGACTGGAAATCACCTAGGCTAAATATCGAATGTTCAGACGTTTGTTTTTGGAGCGGGAGCGGGTAATCTGGGAGTTCGGGTAGGCTGGAGTGCGGATATGACCCTCATGAGTATGACTGGGTTTGGCCGAGCGCGGGCAGAGCTGTCGGATCGATTTGCGGCATCCGTAGTGGTGCGTTCAGTCAATCACCGATATCTCGACATTCAGGTGCGGACCAACACCCGCGAAGAAACGCCTGAGATCGATGCAGTTGCTCGTGCGGGCGTTTCGGAGCATTTTCGCCGCGGTCGAGTCACGGCGCAGATCAATCTCGAGCGGAAAACCTCTGCTGATGTCGATGTTGTGGTCAATACCGAGGCCGTGCAGGCGGTGCTCGACCAGCTTGCCCGAGTCTCTTCGGGTCGAGAAATCGGCGGGTCGGTGAGAATCGGGGACATTCTGTCAGTTCCCGGATTGATTACTGTTGCGTCGCCGGACACGATCCTCGACCAGGGGGAGCTGGATGCTCTTCGATCCGCGGTCAACGAAGCGGCTGCGGAGGTTGTGGCAATGCGGCGCGACGAGGCTGCTCGTCTCGTACAACAGATCGAGTCAGAGTTGAGTGAGCTTGCCTCTTTTGTCGATTGGTTCGAGCCGCAGATGTCGGATCTCAGAAAGCGGATTTTCGAACGAACCCAGGAACGGATCGATGGCCTCCTCGGTCCGGAGATAAACGTCGATTCAGAGCGTGTACTGCAGGAGGCTGCGATACTCGCCGACCGGGCAGATGTCGCTGAGGAGGTGGTTCGTCTTCGCTCTCACATGGAGAATTTCAGAGAGCGCCTCGAATCCGGAGGGGTCGTCGGGCGTTCTCTGGACTTCCTGTGCCAGGAGATTCACCGAGAGCTCAACACACTGGGATCGAAATGTCGTGAGTTCGGAGTCGTGGATCGCCTGGTGGATGCCAAGTCCTCTGCCGAACGAATTCGGGAGCAGGTCCAGAACCTGGAGTAAGCGGCGCGCGATATTATCGGAGGGCAGATGGATGGGAGGGCTGCGGACTTGTGACTCGGCGGCGCATCTTGTTGCAGACGAGAATCGCGCGTCACATCACATTCACGGTGGTGGTGAGTCTCGTAATCAGTGCGCTGGTGCTCGTCGTATTCCGTCACCAGTTCGTACGCCGGAACATGGAGCGTTCTGCGCGCACGTACGCGTCGCTGATCAGTGAGCCTCTGACACACCTCGTGCAATTTCTCGGCTCATCGGGCAAGGGCTTGCTCGATCAACAAGTTGCACAGCTTCGAATGATGAACGACGATATCGAACGCCTCGAGATTGTTGATGTTCGAGGCCAGGTCGTGCTCCGCGCCGAGGGTGACAGCGTTGTTCTATTCGGTGACGGCGTCGAGGCTCCGGTGATCAACGATCGAGAGCTCCTTCGAGCCATTTCTGGACTCGAACCGACTGCGAGACAAGTCACCGAACCGGATGGGAGCGATGCATACCAGGTGGTGGCTCCAGTCGTGAAGCAATGGGGAGAGCACGTTTACTCCCTGGTTGGGACCTTCACCTACGCCAATGTCGATCGGCAGCTCCGCTCTTCGCTGTGGTTGTCCGCTTTGATTCTGGCGATCGGTCTGGTGCTGGCGCATCGGGTGTCGGTGATGCTGGCCGGCGGCATCACTCTCGATCTCGATCGTCTGCGGGCAGGTGTGACGAGAATTCAGGAAGGTCGGCTCGAGGAACGAGTCTCGATCAACTCCCGTGATGAGATCGAGGAGCTTGCCAACGCGTTCAACCTGATGGCGGATGAGTTGGTCGCTACAATTCGCCAGCTTCGCGAGGCCAACCGGGAGCTCGAAACCCTTGACCAGACCAAAGCCGACCTGGTGGCAAACGTGTCGCACGAGCTCAAGACGCCATTGACAGCGTTGCGCGGCTACCTCGAATTGATATCGGACGGTGGGCTGGGGACCGTATCGGAGCAAGCGACAGAAGCGGTCATGGTGTGCAGGAAAAACGTCCAGCGACTCTCGCTGAGAGTTGAAGAGCTCGTTCAACTTGCTCATATCGATCGGTTTACCGCCCTCGATGCTGCGCGCGAGGAAATCGATCTCCGGCCGATCTTGGACGGAGTCATCGACACCATTCGTCCGCGCATCGAAGGCAGAGGGGTCAAATTCGTCCTGCAAGTGCAGCCGGACCTCACGACCTTGGAGGCCAATCCGGAGCAGATCGAACGGGTATTCCTCAACCTGCTGGACAATGCCGCCAAATTCACCCCGGAGGGTGGCTCGATCGTCATCATCGCGGAGGCTTCTCGGCATGAAGGTCGCGAAGGGGCCCTGATTCGAATTCAGGACAGCGGTGTTGGCATTCCGACTACCGAGTTGGTCCGGATATTTGATCGCTTCTATCAGGTCGATCCGAGCTCACGCCGGCGGTTTGGTGGGATGGGCCTCGGCCTGTCACTCGTGCGCAGCATCGTCGAGGCTCACCGTGGAGCGGTCTGGGCGGAGAGCGAAGAGGGGATTGGATCTACGTTCTTCGTCTGGCTGCCATTCAAGGAGGTCGAGGAGGACTCTGCAGCGGAGGACGATCAGTCTGTTAGACTCGAAGGTGCTGGCTTGAGTCCTTCTACGATTGGGGAGGTTTGATGGCTCGGGTTTTCGTTGTCGATGATGAGCCGGATATGGTGGATCTCCTTGCGACGATTCTCAAATCCGACGGTCTTGAGGTCGAGACCGATACTGATGGGCGCTCAGCTCTCGCGCGGCTCCTGGCCGACCCCCCCGATCTCGTGTTGCTCGATCTCATGATGCCCGATCTCGATGGAATGGAGCTGCTCAAGCTGCTGCGGCTCGACGCCAACGGAGCAGGGGTCCCGGTGCTCGTGGTCAGTGCCAGGAGCGGCCATCAGGATCAGCTCGGCACGTTGCAGTTGGGAGCGAACGCATACATCTGCAAGCCATTTTCTCCGCGCGAGCTTGTGCGACAGGTGCGCCAGCTTCTCGATGAGGCCTCGCAAGGCGAGACGAGCGCCTGACACGAATGTCTTCCGAAGAATATGCCTCCTCAGATCCCGTCGAACTGAAGACGAGGATTCTGCAATACCGGGCGAGTCTTTTCGACCCTGTCACGAAGCTACCCACCCTGCCCGTGGTTATCGACCGGATTCGGAGAATGCTCGACGAACGTGGAACATTGCAGGTGCTCCTGGTTCGCATCGAGCATGAGCAGAACCTCGAGCGCATTGTTGGGTGGGAGCGGTACGACGCTGTTCTTTCCAGCGTCGCGGTCCATCTCGGTGGTCTGCTCGAAGAAACTGCGGGTTCGGGAAGCCTGTTGTGCCAGGAGCACGTTCGGGGTGACATTTTCCTGGTCGTTCTCGCCGATCACTTCGAAGCGGGAAGACTCCACGATTCGTTCGTCGACGGAATCACCATTACACACGAAACCGGGGAAAGCGAAAACATCGCTGTGCGGGTGGGCCAAGGTGTGATCAAGATGCGGCCGGCTCTTCGGGTCGAAAGGACGATCTACAACGGCATTCTCGAAGCACGCCAGGATTTTCATCGCCGCGGAGAGGCGCTGGATCAGGCGCGGCTGGACGAGGTTCGTCGAATTCTGCGCGAGGGAGAAGTCCGCACGCTGTTTCAACCGATCGTCAAGGCGCCGAGTCGGGAGATCGTCGGATTCGAGGCGCTCAGCCGTGGACCCGAGGGGAGCTACTTGGAAACCGCTGACAATCTCTTCGGTTTCACCGAAAGGGCCGGGATGCTCGGGGAGGTGGAGTTACTGTGCCTGGATCAGGCGCTCGAAAACGCGAAGGCGCTTCCCGGAGGTGCCATCCTCTTCCTGAACCTTTCGATGCTCGGTCTCGAGTACATCGAGTCCGAGGGATTGGGTTTGATCGGTCGGATCAAGGAATCCGGCCGCTCTCCGAGCGAGTGCGTCCTCGAAATCACCGAACGAACCTACGCCGAGAGTGCGAGCAGACTGAGAGAAAGAGTTTCCGAGCTCCGAAAGCATGGATTTCGAATCGCCATCGACGACATGGGAACCGGGTACAGTGCCCTCCACGTCCTTGCCGAACTGCAACCGGACTTCATCAAGCTCGACAAGATGTTGGTGCGTGACCTGCCTGAGGAACCGATCAAACGCAATCTGGTGTCTGCGATCATCGGATTCGCGCGTGACAGCCAGTCGGTCATCATTGCCGAAGGCGTCGAGACCGAAGACGAGGTGGAGACTCTGAAGATCCTGGGAGTCGAACTCCAACAGGGATTCTTCTTCGGCTATCCCAAATCCCACTAGCGACATTGCCAAAAATGAATCGATGGAATGCCGTCGAGCCGACAATCCGGGCGGGTTGAGCCGGTGCTACCGCTTGAAGAAGCCTGACGAGCTCTTTCCGCCATTGCCCTGAATCTGCTGGTTGAGCTCCCTGATCCGCTCGTTCAGTGCATTGATCTTCTGTTGGGACTCTTCCCTGGCTCGCTGGACCTCTGAGCGGGCTATCTCGGCTTCGCGACGCAGCTCGTCGGTGCTGCCGGATGTTTCTTCGATCTGTTGCCTGAGGGCAGTGAGATCCGCCTCGAGGGCCTCGATCTGCTCGTCCTTTTCCTCGATCTTTGCCCGGTGGCGTTCTTCCATTTCTTCATAGAGACGCTTGGTCTCCAGCAGCTCGGTGATCTGAGAAAAATCTGCGGGCGACGGTGCCATTTCACCCTCCCTGAAGCGCTCTTCGATGGACGGGAACATCTCGCGCAGCTTGAGCGAGAGCTCATCCGGCTCGGCCGACGCATCGATCGCTTGCTCATAGGTGATCTTGTT
This genomic window from Acidobacteriota bacterium contains:
- a CDS encoding YicC family protein yields the protein MTLMSMTGFGRARAELSDRFAASVVVRSVNHRYLDIQVRTNTREETPEIDAVARAGVSEHFRRGRVTAQINLERKTSADVDVVVNTEAVQAVLDQLARVSSGREIGGSVRIGDILSVPGLITVASPDTILDQGELDALRSAVNEAAAEVVAMRRDEAARLVQQIESELSELASFVDWFEPQMSDLRKRIFERTQERIDGLLGPEINVDSERVLQEAAILADRADVAEEVVRLRSHMENFRERLESGGVVGRSLDFLCQEIHRELNTLGSKCREFGVVDRLVDAKSSAERIREQVQNLE
- a CDS encoding HAMP domain-containing histidine kinase, translating into MTRRRILLQTRIARHITFTVVVSLVISALVLVVFRHQFVRRNMERSARTYASLISEPLTHLVQFLGSSGKGLLDQQVAQLRMMNDDIERLEIVDVRGQVVLRAEGDSVVLFGDGVEAPVINDRELLRAISGLEPTARQVTEPDGSDAYQVVAPVVKQWGEHVYSLVGTFTYANVDRQLRSSLWLSALILAIGLVLAHRVSVMLAGGITLDLDRLRAGVTRIQEGRLEERVSINSRDEIEELANAFNLMADELVATIRQLREANRELETLDQTKADLVANVSHELKTPLTALRGYLELISDGGLGTVSEQATEAVMVCRKNVQRLSLRVEELVQLAHIDRFTALDAAREEIDLRPILDGVIDTIRPRIEGRGVKFVLQVQPDLTTLEANPEQIERVFLNLLDNAAKFTPEGGSIVIIAEASRHEGREGALIRIQDSGVGIPTTELVRIFDRFYQVDPSSRRRFGGMGLGLSLVRSIVEAHRGAVWAESEEGIGSTFFVWLPFKEVEEDSAAEDDQSVRLEGAGLSPSTIGEV
- a CDS encoding response regulator gives rise to the protein MARVFVVDDEPDMVDLLATILKSDGLEVETDTDGRSALARLLADPPDLVLLDLMMPDLDGMELLKLLRLDANGAGVPVLVVSARSGHQDQLGTLQLGANAYICKPFSPRELVRQVRQLLDEASQGETSA
- a CDS encoding EAL domain-containing protein, which translates into the protein MLDERGTLQVLLVRIEHEQNLERIVGWERYDAVLSSVAVHLGGLLEETAGSGSLLCQEHVRGDIFLVVLADHFEAGRLHDSFVDGITITHETGESENIAVRVGQGVIKMRPALRVERTIYNGILEARQDFHRRGEALDQARLDEVRRILREGEVRTLFQPIVKAPSREIVGFEALSRGPEGSYLETADNLFGFTERAGMLGEVELLCLDQALENAKALPGGAILFLNLSMLGLEYIESEGLGLIGRIKESGRSPSECVLEITERTYAESASRLRERVSELRKHGFRIAIDDMGTGYSALHVLAELQPDFIKLDKMLVRDLPEEPIKRNLVSAIIGFARDSQSVIIAEGVETEDEVETLKILGVELQQGFFFGYPKSH